The Chlorobaculum sp. MV4-Y genome contains the following window.
GAACTGACCACACGCCGGGCACTTGGCGTAAAAGCTCGTGACCGCGAAGCGCTCGCCGCACGCTTCGCAGCGGCCTCGCCCCTCCGGCTCTTCGATCACCAGTTCGGCTCCCTCGGCGGCAGTGTCGCGGCAGGCTGCCGAAAAGCAGAACTTCAGCGACTCGACCTCTATGCCCGCAAGCTTTCCGACCACCAGTTCGATGCCGGTAATTCTGCCGCCCCCCTCCTCGCGGGCCTTGTCAACCACGGCCTTGATCACCGACATGGCGATGGACATTTCATGCATGGGCTACCATCATTTTCAGATAAAACAAACTCTTGAAATCACCTACCCCGCTCAACCGAAAACAGTTCCACTGCAACGATTGAGGGTAGTGATGAATGATCGCCAAAATTTTCTTAATTTCGCAAAGCATAACCGAGGCATCTCTAAAAAGTGTCATGAGCGTCCCGAGTGCAAGGCGGATGGAGCGCAGAAACCGGAGCGTACTGATAGTACGTGAGGATTTCGAGCACCACCCAACGCAGCAATCGGGACGCGCAATAAGTTTTTAGAGGTGCCTACCAACACTTAACCATTTCAGCACTCTTGAACCACCTCACGGGATTATACGGACTGCACGCTGACACGCTTCATGATCTTCTCGACCTTGCCGCAGGTTACAGGGAAGGCCTCAACAGAGAGCCGGAAATCTTCGCCCCTGTGCTCGCAAACCGTCGCGTCGCCCTCGTTTTCTTTGAAAATTCTACCCGCACCCGCTTTTCGTTCGAGCTTGCCGCGCGGCACCTCGGCGCGGGGACGCTGAGCTTCACGGCAGCGTCGAGCAGCGTCAGCAAGGGCGAAACGCTCTCGGACACTATCCGGAACCTCGAAGCGATGAAGGTGGACGCTTTCGTACTGCGCCATCCGTCGTCAGGAGCAGCGGATTTTGTAGCCTCGATCACCGACCGGCCAGTCATCAACGCCGGTGACGGCACGCACGAGCATCCGACGCAGGCGCTGCTCGACATCCTCACCCTTCGTGAATATTTCGGCAAGATCAAGGGGCTGAAGATCATGATCCTCGGTGACATTCTGCACAGCCGCGTTGCCAGATCGAACATCATCGGCCTGAAAACGCTCGGCGCCGAAATCGCCGTTTGTGCTCCCACGACGCTCCTGCCAGGCCGCATCGACCAGCTCGGCGTGCAGGTATTCACCGGCATCGACGAGGCGCTCGCGTGGGCCGACGCGGCCATCGTGCTGCGGCTCCAGCTCGAACGGGCAACCGGCGGCTTCATTCCGTCGCTCGAAGAGTATTCGGCCTCGTACGGCCTGACCGACGAGAAGCTCGACCGCCTGAAACGGCTCCTGCCAGTGCTCCATCCGGGGCCGATCAACCGGGAGATCGAAATATCCAATCTGGTGGCCGATCGCATCCAGCCGCCGGGCTATTCAAGCAGCATGCTGATGGAGCAGGTGACCAACGGCGTGGCCGTCCGCATGGCCGTGCTGCACCGGCTGCTGGCCAGGTGAGGCAGTGGCCCGGCGCAATGACTTGACAGACTCTTTTTTACACACAACAACTTCCGATCAAGGATCACACGTCATGCAAAAAAGCACATCCCTTTTGACAGCTGCGATGTTCGGCGCGCTCTGCGCCACAGCGCCGCTTTCGACGGCCTCGGCTGAATCGGCCATCAAGCCGACCTTCGACACGCTCTTCGAGCCGCTCGTCGCTGACCCGATGGAGCCACGGATCGCCGTCATGCCAATGCTCGGCAAGAAGAAGCTTCAGCTCGACATCGGCACCTCGGCTGACCTGTACCAGAACGACAGCAAGACCTTCGCCGTCGGCATCGATTTCGCCACCTGGTCACTCCTGAACAGAACCAGCAACTTCAAGTTCCCGGTGGACTGCATCGATTACATGTTCGGCATCAACACGACCTTCCGCCAGCAGATCAAGGATAGTGCATTGCCTTTCGATGAAGCGAGTGTGCGGGTGCGCCTGAGCCACATTTCAGCCCATTTCGAAGATGGCCACACCGATGACAACGGCGACTGGCTCCATCCGGAGGAGAGCCCCTTCGGCATTCCCTTTACCTACAGCCGCGAGTTCGTCAACGTAACAGGCGCGCTTTCCGCACCGGGCCGCCGCGTCTATCTGGGCTATCAGTACCTGTACCACACCCTTCCGGACAAGATCAGCCCCAGCTCGTTCCAGGCTGGCGTGGAGATCGGACTTCCGGCCAATGCCTACGTGGCCGCCGACTTCAAGCTGCTTCCCAAATGGGATTGGAACGAGGGCAAAACCGACGGCTACCGCGGCACCTGGAACCTGCAAGCCGGAATGCGCCTCACCTCGATCGGCCTGAAAAACGTGAGGGTCGCCGCCAACTACTTCTCCGGCATGAGCCGCCACGGCATGTACTTCTACAAACCCGAGAGCTTCACGACGCTTGGCATGATTGTCGATTTGTGAAGATCAGGGCAGGCACAGGGGCCTGCCCCTATAAAAAATACCGACACCAATTCTGTTGTAGGGGCAACCCTCGCGGTTGCCCTTCCCCCCCCTCACAGCGTCGAGTCAAAGAACTCCGGGCAGAGGGTGTCGAAACCACGGCGGAGCCCCGAGTCGATAAATTTGTAGAGGAATGGCGGATAGAGGCGGAAACCGGCCAGCCCGTCGAGCGGGAGCCAGCGGGTTTCGAGGATCATCTGCCGGTCGTCGGGAAGTTCCGGGTCACAGCCCGTGACGAGCTGACCGCCGGTCACTTCGCAATGAAAGCCGAGCGAAACCGAGTGGTGCCGCTCCCCCTGCCCCGGCAAACCCGGATGAGGCCAAAGCAGCTCCTTGACAAACACCATGCCGCCAACTTCGCACTCCAGTCCGGTCTCCTCCCGCACTTCGCGTCTCAGCGCCTCCTCAAGCGTTTCACCCCGCTCGACAACCCCGCCCGGCAGAATCCAGTAGCTTTGGGGCAAGGCTGGATCGTCCGGCGCAAAGCTCCGGTGCTCGACAAACAGCGCATGGCCATCCTGAACACACAAGGCGCTGACTCTCAGATTAATCAGCTTTCTCGAAGGATGGTGCATAAACGTATCCGTTGCGGTGTTCGATAGTTGCTCTCAGGCAATAAACGAAATTATTCGTCAGGACTGAACCTCACCGGGCTGTTTCGCTGCTCACAAGTTCCCGATGGCTAAACAGCGTGAACCACCCGGCAACGCTTTAAATGACAAGCTTTTGCAAACTGCGTAACCATATAGCCACAATGCAAAAAAAGGGAAAGGAATCTTTTTTTGGACTAATCAATACTATTTACTTAATTTAGCGCTAACCATAACCACACCTGTTCTTTTCATGTACCCTGTGTTGCCATTCCGGGAAGAGTGGTAACCGGCCGCTTCGGGCGGTCAATTTTTGTTTTGACAACACGCATCACACAACCTAACGGAGAACACACAATGAAAAAAATGCTATCTCTTGCTGCGATGTTCGCAGTACTGGCATCTGCCTCCACCGCTCAGGCTGAACTGAAACTCGGCGGAGACGCCAGTGTCAGAGTCAGAGAGGATTCTTACGCCGGTAATACCAACATTACTGATGACAACCTTAGCTGGCAGTACAGAGTCCGCCTGAATGCATCTGCCGATCTGGGCGATGGCTACTTCTTCAAGACCATGATCACCAATGAAAATGACGATGGAGGCTGGGTAACGTCTAATAACATCCAGAATGAGTTCAGCCTTAGCGTCTCGAATTTCTACTTCGGCCGCATGCTTGAAAACTGCCATTACATGGCTGGCCGTCTGCCGCTGAACTCCTTCAACAACCCGATTTTCGACATCACCCTCTTCCCGACTACTGCTGTTGACAATCCGGTTTATAACATCTTCATGGACCGTGCATATGGCCTGAACTACGGCACCAAGATCGGTAACGGCATGCTGAACGCTACGCTTGTGGTTCTTGACGATGCCAGTACGACTACGTCTCCCTCGACTGACGGCGACGGCATTTTCAACGATGGCTATGCGCTGCATCTCGACTACAAGGTCAATGTTGGTAATGTCACCCTTGAGCCTCAGTTCCTGACGGTTCTGACCAATGGCACCACTGGTTCACAGCCCATCGACTCTTCCGATGCTGTTCTTCATTACTATCCGATCTATGCCAAAATCACCCCGTGGACGGTTGGCGGTTTGGTCGGTGTGCCTGCTGGCGACCTGAAACTTACCTTCGGCGCGTTCTATACCGCTTGCAATGACACCACACCAAACGGTGGACCCTCTGTCGATTACAATGGTTATCTGTTCAGGGTCAAAGGCGAAATCGGCAACTTCATGATTTCGTACGACTACAACAGAGCAACCGACAAGGTTGGCGTAGATACCAAGCACACCAACAACTTCATCTGGGCACAGTACAAGATCCCGGTGTACTCTTCGGCAATGGGCAGCGTCACGCTTCAGCCAACCCTGCGTTACACGACCAACAAAGCTGAATCGAATGGCACCACTTACGTTGATCAGCAGCGTCTCCGCAGCGAGCTTTGGGCAACCGTTACTTTCTAAGGCTGTTCCGCAGCAACGTTTTAAAAAAGCCGCAGTTTCCTGCGGCTTTTTTATTGTCAGAGGAACAGAATGCTGACGGACAGTATAGGCGCGAAATGAACAATTATGAGTTCCGCCCTATATCGCGTATATTGTTAACAATCGGTAAACATGCATTGGCTGTCGGAAGCTCATAACCGGAAAGCTCAATGAATCCGAATAGCCTACACTTCAGTTCGATTTGTGATTGTGATTAAGGCGCATGGCGGGAAACCCCACTTTCCCGCATGAATGCCTGACAGAATAAGTTGTTACGTCCGTTTATACGACTGTTCTCTTTATTATCGGCATCGCCCTACATGGTGCCATGTTCTGTCTTTAGTAGTTCTCTAACAAGCACAAACACACCAATACCATGGAAAAAGCAAAACTCCAGGAGTACTGGAAAATCAACCTCGGCTACCTCGTCGGCCTGCTGGTGACATGGTTCGTCGTTTCGTACGGATTCGGCATTCTCCTTGCTGAACCACTGAACGCGATCCGGCTCGGCGGATTCAAACTGGGCTTCTGGTTCGCCCAGCAAGGCTCCATCTATGTCTTCGTGGTGCTGATTTTCGTCTATGTCGCCCTGATGAACAAGCTCGACAAAAAGTTCGACGTCCACGAGGACTGAGCTGAACGCAGGGTTATCCGAACAGTATTTTCCAAACGTTTAAATCTACCATCATGAGTGTTCAAGTATGGACCTACCTCATCGTTGGCCTGACCTTCGCGATCTACATCGGCATCGCGATCTGGGCGAAGGCAGGTTCAACCAAAGAGTTCTACGTCGGCGGCGCAGGCGTTTCTCCGATCATGAACGGCATGGCGACCGCTGCGGACTGAATGTCGGCGGCATCGTTTATTTCGATGGCCGGTCTTATCTCCTTCATGGGCTATGACGGTTCCGTTTACCTGATGGGCTGGACCGGCGGTTACGTGCTGCTGGCGCTCCTGCTCGCACCTTACCTCCGGAAGTTCGGCAAGTTCACCGTTCCGGACTTCGTGGGCGACCGTTACTACTCCAACACCGCCCGTACGGTGGCTGTCATCAGCGCGCTGTTCGTCTCCTTCACCTATGTCGCAGGCCAGATGCGCGGCGTGGGCGTGGTTTTCTCGCGCTTCCTTGAAGTTGACATCAACACCGGTATTATCCTCGGCATGGCGATCGTTTTCTTCTAAGCCGTGCTCGGCGGCATGAAGGGCATCACCTACACGCAGGTTGCGCAGTACTGGGTGCTCATCTTCGCCTACATGGTTCCGGCTATCTTCCTGTCGATCATGATCGCAGGCAACGCGATCCCGCAGTTTGGCTTTGGCGGCTCTGGTTCGGATGGCGTTTACCTGCTCGACAAGCTCGACAACCTGCACACGGAACTTGGCTTCGCCCCCTATACCACCGGCTCCAAGCCGATGATCGACGTCTTCGCCATCACCTTGGCGCTCATGGTCGGTACGGCTGGTCTGCCACACGTCATCGTGCGCTTCTTCACCGTGCCCAAGGTTCGTGACGCCCGCGTCTCCGCAGGCTGGGCACTCGTCTTCATCGCCCTGCTCTACACCACGGCTCCGGCCATCGCAACCTTCGCCCGCCTGAACCTCATCGACACGGTCAGCAACAAATCCTATGCTGAAATGCCCGGCTGGTTCAAGAAGTGGGAAAAAACCGGTCTGCTCGCATGGATGGACAAAAATGGCGACGGCAAGATCCAGTACCTTGGCAAGAAGGCCAACGGCGGCGATCCGTTCGAAGGCAAAAAGCCTGAATTCACCAAAGAGATCGGCAAGAGCGGTGAACTTTTGATGTCGAACAAACCGACCGACAACGCCAACGAACTCTTCATCGACAAGGATATCATGGTGCTGGCCAACCCGGAGATCGGCCGTCTGCCGAACTGGGTGATCGCCCTCGTGGCGGCTGGCGGTCTTGCCGCCGCGCTCTCGACGGCTGCTGGTCTTCTTCTGGTCATCTCGACCTCGATTTCGCATGACCTGATCAAGAAGCAGATCAACCCGAACATCAGCGAAAGCGCCGAGCTTATGTACGCACGTATCGCTGTCGGTGTCGCCATCCTGGTCGCGGGTTACTTCGGCATCAACCCGCCCGGCTTCGTGGCCGAGGTTGTGGCATTCGCCTTCGGTCTTGCCGCCGCATCCTTCTTCCCGATCATCATTCTCGGCATCTTCTCGAAGAGAATGAACAAAGAGGGCGCCATCAGCGGCATGGTTACCGGTCTCGTCTTCACAGCGGCCTACATCGTCTATTTCAAGTTCATGAACCCGGCGATGAACAAGCCCGAGTTCTGGTTCCTCGGCATTTCGCCCGAAGGTATCGGCACCATCGGCATGGTGCTCAACTTCGTGGTCAGCTTCGTGGTTTCACGGATCACCCCTGCACCTCCGGAAGAGATTCAGGAGCTGGTGGACAGCCTTCGCTACCCGAAAGGCGCTGGCGAAGCTTCTGCTCACTAAGCCCGGAAACGGCACACGGCAACAAAAAGGCGTGGAACAATCCACGCCTTTTTGCGTTCCTCCCCATTTGCAATAAAAAGCGACGTTTTCAAAACGGACGAACGCTGCAAGTTCAGTTAAAGAAAAAACCTCTGAATCGCACTGTTTGTGTTTTTTGTCGCCGGAAACTATCATAGAAGCATCTTCGAAAACCGCAACGCAGATTCTCCGATTTTCTTCATGAGTGACACCGCAGCAGCATTGCCAGACAAAACTGCAAAATCGGTGCTGGCTGAAAAGCTCACCACGTTGCCGACTTCGCCCGGCGTCTATCGCTTCAGCAATGCAGCGGGAACGGTGATCTACGTCGGCAAGGCGCGGAATCTGCGCAACCGGGTACGCTCCTACTTCAACAGCCAGGGGCGCCAGCCGGGCAAGACCGCCGTGATGGTAAGCCACATCGCTGACCTGAACGTCATTATTACCTCATCGGAGGTCGAGGCGCTGATTCTCGAAAACAACCTCATCAAGGAGCTGAAGCCACGCTACAACGTCAACCTCAAGGACGACAAGAGCTACCCCTGGCTGGTCATCACCAACGAGCGTTTTCCGCGAATCTTCCTTACCCGTCAGGTGCGGCGCGACGGTTCGCTCTATTTCGGCCCCTACACCGAAGCCTCGCAGCTCCGGCTCATTCTCGACCTGATCGGCTCAATTTTCCCCGTCAGGAGCTGCAAGTACAAGCTCACCGAACAGGCGGTGGCAGAGAAAAAGCACCGGGTCTGCCTCGACTACCACATCCACAAGTGCAAAGGTCCGTGCGAAGGGTTGCAGTCTGAGGAAGAGTACCAGGCGATGATCCGGGAAATCATCACGCTACTCAAAGGCAAAACTTCGGCTCTCTTGCGCGACCTCAGCACCGAGATGCAGCAAAAAGCAATGGAGCTGAAGTTCGAGGAGGCCGCCGCGCTGAAGGCGCAGATCGAGGGGCTGAAGCGCTACGCCGAGCGGCAGAAGATCGTGAGCACCGAGGCGATCGACCGCGATGTTTTCGCGGTGGCGGTGGGCGAGGATGATGCTTGCGGCGTGGTGTTCCGCATCCGCGAGGGCAAGCTGATCGGCTCGCGCCACACCTACCTCACCAACACCGCCAGCACACCGCTGCCGAATCTGCTCGCCTCGTTCGTGGAACACTACTACCTCGAAACCCCCGATCTGATTCCGCAGGAGATCATGCTTCAGGCAGAGCTCCCCGAAGAGGAGGTCGAGGCGCTCAGGCAACTGCTCTCCTCACGGCAGACCGACCGGCGGCAGGTGCGTTTCACGGTGCCCCGCATCGGCGAAAAGGCGCGGCTCATCGCCATGTGCCTCGACAATGCCGAGCACCACCTGCACGAGTTCATGGTGCAGAAAAAACTGCGCGGCGAAATCGCGCGCAAATCCCCGGCCCTGGAATCGCTCAAGCAGGTACTCCGTCTTGACAAACTGCCCGAGCGGATTGAGTGCTTCGACAACTCGCATTTCCAGGGCACCGATTACGTCAGCTCAATGGTCACCTTCGTATCGGGAAAACCGAAAAATCGGACTACCGCAAGTTCAGGCTCAAAAGCTTCGAAGGCTCGGACGACTACGCCGCCATGCGCGAAGCGGTCAGCCGGCGCTACGGCGGAACGCTCTCGGAAGAGCTGCCGATGCCAGACCTGGTGCTGATCGACGGCGGCAAGGGGCAGGTAAACGTCGCCTGGCAAGTCTTGCAGGAGCTTGGCCTTGAACTGCCTGTTGCAGGGCTGGCAAAACGGCTCGAAGAGATTTACGTGCCCAACGAGCGAGACCCGTACAACCTTCCGAAGACCTCGCCAGCCCTCAAACTTTTGCAACAATTGCGTGACGAAGCACACCGCTTCGCCATCACCTACCACCGCAAGCTCCGAAGCGACCGGACAATCCGAACGGAGCTGACCGGCATCAAAGGAGTCGGCGAAAAAAGCGCCGAAAAACTGCTGAAGCACTTCGGCTCAGTGGAAAGCGTCTCGAAAGCTTCTATTGACGAGCTTTCCTCCATAGCCGGAAGAAAAACCGCCGAAAGCATTTACCGCTATTTCAACGCCGGAGACGCTCCCCAAGCCTGAAAGAATGGCCCTGCCGGACACTTTTTTTGAAAAAATCTGCTATATTGATTTTGTTCTTATGATCGTGAAATTTGCACGAAAGAGAGTGTATGAGTTTGCTTGATTTTTTTGATGATAACCTGAACAATTCAGCAGGTTTCTTCCCGGATAAGCCGGAAGGGACTGCCAACCCCGATTCCATCTACGATCCCGAAGAACTTCTCGACCTCATTATCCAGCTCAACGAGGAAGGACTTCACGAAAAATCGCTCGTTGCAGCCCGGCGGCTCGAAGAACTCGCCCCCTACAACGCGGAAACCTGGTTTCACCTCGGCAACAGCTTGACGCTGAACGGTCTTTTTGAGGAAGCGCTCGAAGCGTTTCAGCGCGCCGTTCTGCTCAGCCCTGCCGACAATGAAATGGCCCTGAATCTCGCTTTGGCCTATTTCAATACCGGACGACTCGATGAAGCGCTCGAAGAGATCGAGGGTGTTGTCAGCGACTCGACCATAGAAAGAGATATCTGTTTCTACCGGGGACTCATTCTGCAACGGCTCGAACGTTTCGAAGAGGCTGAAAAAAATTTTGAACAGACGCTGCAGCTCGATCGGGAGTTCGGAGAAGCCTGGTATGAACTGGCTTACTCGCAGGACATTCTCGGCAAACTTGACAACAGTCTTGTCGCCTACGAGAAAGCCATCGACCTCGACCCGTACAATATCAACGCCTGGTACAACAAGGGACTCGTCCTGAGCAAGCTCAAGCGTTACCCGGAAGCGCTCGAAGCCTACGACATGGCACTCGCTATTTCGGACGATTTCAGCTCGGCCTGGTACAACCGAGCCAATGTGCTTGCCATCACCGGAAGGATCGAGGAGGCTGCCGAAAGCTACACGAAAACGCTTGAAATCGAGCCTGACGACATCAACGCGCTCTATAACCTCGGCATAGCCAAGGAGGAGCTCGAGCAGTACAGCGAAGCGATCGCCTGCTACAAACGCTGCATCGAACTGAATCCGGAGTTCGCCGACGCCTGGTTTGCGCTTGCCTGCTGCTTCGAGGCGCTCGAAAACTACGAGGCCTCGCTTGAGGCCATCGGCCATGCCCTTGTTGAAATGCCGGAGTGCATCGAATTCCTCCTGCTCAAAGCGGAGATCGAATACAATCTTGGCCTGCTCGACCAGTCGCTCATAACCTACGAGAAAATTATCCCCCTGGATCCGGACAGCCCTCAAATCTGGCTGGACTATGCCATGGTGCTGCGAGAAGCCGGAGCGATGGATGAATCGATCCGGGCGCTCGAAGAGTCGATCTCGCTTCAGCCGCTCTCGGCAGAGGCACACTTCGAGATCGCTGCAACCTATTTCGCCATGGGCGACAACCAGAGCACCCTCAAGGCGCTCAGCAAGGCATTCAAGATCGATCCCGACAAAAAGCAGTTGTTCCAGAGCACCTTCCCCGAACTGTATCAGCAGGATGCGGTACGCCGGCTGCTGGAAATTTCCTGAACCACCAGCGAAAAGAACATCGTGTCAAACTCTCAGTCCAAAAGGATTTTCGGGCTTATCGGCAAACACGTCGATTACTCCTGGTCACCCCTGATTCACAATACCGGATTCGAGGCACTCGGGCTTCCCTGCGTTTACACCATCTTCAACATCCCTTCGCCCGAAATGATCGGCGATGCACTCAAGGGAAGCCGCGCTCTCGGCATTGCGGGATTCAGCGTCACCATTCCGTACAAGAAAACCGTCGTGCCTTTTCTTGACGAGCTCTCACCTGAAGCGCTCTCCATAGGAGCAGTCAACACCATCGTCAACGACAATGGCCACCTACTCGGCTACAATACGGACATCGACGGCTTCGCGGCCCCGCTCCTTCCGATGGCGGAGTCGATCCGGAACAGGCCGGTCTGCATCTTCGGCAACGGTGGAGCCGCGCTGGCCGCAGTCGAAGCTTTCAGACTCCGCTTCAGCCCTTCATCGGTGCTACTCGTGGTGCGGGATACACAGAAAGCCGAAGATATGCTCGAAGAGTACGCATACCGCGACATCGTTACCATCCGCGCGGGCCGGGAGATCGACCAGCCCGCGTGCAGCAAACTGATCCGCGATTGCCGCGTACTGGTCAACGCCACGCCGGTCGGCACGGCCGGAAGAAACGATCACATCCACAGCATCCTGCCGACCGGGCACAGGCTCCTGCACGATGGCCAGATCGTTTACGACATGGTCTACAATCCGCCCGAAACGCCACTGCTCGCCGAAGCCCGCGCCGCTGGAGCGACTGTCATTCCGGGCATCGAGATGCTCATCGCCCAGGCCGCCCGAGCCTTCTCCATCTGGACAGGACAGGAACTTCCGATCGAGCTGGTCAGAAAAACCGTACTCGCTGAAATCGAAAAGAGCGAAGCCTGATGCTGCGGTTTGAAAGAGGCCTGAATGGTGTTACATTCTGTTTGGCCTCTTTGACCTCCTGACAACGACACTATTTTATGGCCCTCTTTTATCTGCTCGCGGTAGCTGCCGCCCTGCTCGACCGGGTGACCAAACTTCTCGCCATCCACTACCTGCGCGACGGTGGGCAAAGCGTCGTCATTATCCCTGACTGGCTCAAGCTGACCTATGCCGAAAACCTCGGCATCGCATTCAGCGTCCGGTTCCTCCCGCCGATGGGCCTGCTTTTTCTGACCCTCGCCATTTCAGCGGGTGTTGTCTGGTATGTCCTGAAATCGAACAACCGGAGTCCGCTCTTCCTCACGGCCTTCGGACTTATTCTGGGCGGCGGGATCGGCAACCTGATCGACCGCGTCATACTCGGTCACGTGGTGGATTTCATCTACTTCGACCTCTACCACGGCGCGCTCTTTGGCCTTCAGCTCGACCTCTGGCCGATTTTCAACGTCGCCGACTCCTGCATCACCATTGGCGCATGCATGATCGTGCTGTTTCATGAAAAAATTTTCGGCAAGCCATGAACCTGAGTTCGCCGGTTTACTCGGACATCCATTGCCATCTCTCCTTTCCCGATTTCGACGATGACCGTGACCGGGTGATCGGCGATCTCCGCGCGGCGGGCTTGCAGTATGTCATCGATCCGGGCACCGGCGTCGAGACGAACCGCCGCTCCATCGAGCTGGCAAACGGTCATGACTTCATCTATTCGAATGTCGGCCTGCATCCTCACGAAACAAACGTGCCACTCTCGCCAGAGCTGTTCGACGAACTCGCTGGGCAGGCTCGATCGGCAAAGGTGGTTGGCATCGGCGAGATCGGCCTCGATTACCACTGGCCCGATCACGATCCGGTACATCAGCAGGCGGCGTTCCGCGAGATGCTGCGCATGGCGGTCGACCTCGACCTGCCGGTGGTGATCCACTGCCGCGACGCCTGGCAGGATATGCTCCGCATCCTCTCGGAGGAGCGCTCGTCGGCACTGCGCGGCGCGATGCACTGCTTTTCAGGCGACCTCGACATGGCCCGTCGCTGCATCAGCCTCGGCCTGAAGATTTCGATTCCCGGCACCATCACCT
Protein-coding sequences here:
- the hypA gene encoding hydrogenase maturation nickel metallochaperone HypA, with translation MHEMSIAMSVIKAVVDKAREEGGGRITGIELVVGKLAGIEVESLKFCFSAACRDTAAEGAELVIEEPEGRGRCEACGERFAVTSFYAKCPACGQFRVTVESGQELAVRSFTIE
- a CDS encoding aspartate carbamoyltransferase catalytic subunit, translating into MNHLTGLYGLHADTLHDLLDLAAGYREGLNREPEIFAPVLANRRVALVFFENSTRTRFSFELAARHLGAGTLSFTAASSSVSKGETLSDTIRNLEAMKVDAFVLRHPSSGAADFVASITDRPVINAGDGTHEHPTQALLDILTLREYFGKIKGLKIMILGDILHSRVARSNIIGLKTLGAEIAVCAPTTLLPGRIDQLGVQVFTGIDEALAWADAAIVLRLQLERATGGFIPSLEEYSASYGLTDEKLDRLKRLLPVLHPGPINREIEISNLVADRIQPPGYSSSMLMEQVTNGVAVRMAVLHRLLAR
- a CDS encoding DUF1207 domain-containing protein, whose translation is MQKSTSLLTAAMFGALCATAPLSTASAESAIKPTFDTLFEPLVADPMEPRIAVMPMLGKKKLQLDIGTSADLYQNDSKTFAVGIDFATWSLLNRTSNFKFPVDCIDYMFGINTTFRQQIKDSALPFDEASVRVRLSHISAHFEDGHTDDNGDWLHPEESPFGIPFTYSREFVNVTGALSAPGRRVYLGYQYLYHTLPDKISPSSFQAGVEIGLPANAYVAADFKLLPKWDWNEGKTDGYRGTWNLQAGMRLTSIGLKNVRVAANYFSGMSRHGMYFYKPESFTTLGMIVDL
- a CDS encoding NUDIX domain-containing protein, producing the protein MHHPSRKLINLRVSALCVQDGHALFVEHRSFAPDDPALPQSYWILPGGVVERGETLEEALRREVREETGLECEVGGMVFVKELLWPHPGLPGQGERHHSVSLGFHCEVTGGQLVTGCDPELPDDRQMILETRWLPLDGLAGFRLYPPFLYKFIDSGLRRGFDTLCPEFFDSTL
- a CDS encoding porin → MKKMLSLAAMFAVLASASTAQAELKLGGDASVRVREDSYAGNTNITDDNLSWQYRVRLNASADLGDGYFFKTMITNENDDGGWVTSNNIQNEFSLSVSNFYFGRMLENCHYMAGRLPLNSFNNPIFDITLFPTTAVDNPVYNIFMDRAYGLNYGTKIGNGMLNATLVVLDDASTTTSPSTDGDGIFNDGYALHLDYKVNVGNVTLEPQFLTVLTNGTTGSQPIDSSDAVLHYYPIYAKITPWTVGGLVGVPAGDLKLTFGAFYTACNDTTPNGGPSVDYNGYLFRVKGEIGNFMISYDYNRATDKVGVDTKHTNNFIWAQYKIPVYSSAMGSVTLQPTLRYTTNKAESNGTTYVDQQRLRSELWATVTF
- a CDS encoding DUF4212 domain-containing protein yields the protein MEKAKLQEYWKINLGYLVGLLVTWFVVSYGFGILLAEPLNAIRLGGFKLGFWFAQQGSIYVFVVLIFVYVALMNKLDKKFDVHED
- a CDS encoding tetratricopeptide repeat protein; translation: MSLLDFFDDNLNNSAGFFPDKPEGTANPDSIYDPEELLDLIIQLNEEGLHEKSLVAARRLEELAPYNAETWFHLGNSLTLNGLFEEALEAFQRAVLLSPADNEMALNLALAYFNTGRLDEALEEIEGVVSDSTIERDICFYRGLILQRLERFEEAEKNFEQTLQLDREFGEAWYELAYSQDILGKLDNSLVAYEKAIDLDPYNINAWYNKGLVLSKLKRYPEALEAYDMALAISDDFSSAWYNRANVLAITGRIEEAAESYTKTLEIEPDDINALYNLGIAKEELEQYSEAIACYKRCIELNPEFADAWFALACCFEALENYEASLEAIGHALVEMPECIEFLLLKAEIEYNLGLLDQSLITYEKIIPLDPDSPQIWLDYAMVLREAGAMDESIRALEESISLQPLSAEAHFEIAATYFAMGDNQSTLKALSKAFKIDPDKKQLFQSTFPELYQQDAVRRLLEIS
- the aroE gene encoding shikimate dehydrogenase; its protein translation is MSNSQSKRIFGLIGKHVDYSWSPLIHNTGFEALGLPCVYTIFNIPSPEMIGDALKGSRALGIAGFSVTIPYKKTVVPFLDELSPEALSIGAVNTIVNDNGHLLGYNTDIDGFAAPLLPMAESIRNRPVCIFGNGGAALAAVEAFRLRFSPSSVLLVVRDTQKAEDMLEEYAYRDIVTIRAGREIDQPACSKLIRDCRVLVNATPVGTAGRNDHIHSILPTGHRLLHDGQIVYDMVYNPPETPLLAEARAAGATVIPGIEMLIAQAARAFSIWTGQELPIELVRKTVLAEIEKSEA
- the lspA gene encoding signal peptidase II, which translates into the protein MALFYLLAVAAALLDRVTKLLAIHYLRDGGQSVVIIPDWLKLTYAENLGIAFSVRFLPPMGLLFLTLAISAGVVWYVLKSNNRSPLFLTAFGLILGGGIGNLIDRVILGHVVDFIYFDLYHGALFGLQLDLWPIFNVADSCITIGACMIVLFHEKIFGKP
- a CDS encoding TatD family hydrolase, which translates into the protein MNLSSPVYSDIHCHLSFPDFDDDRDRVIGDLRAAGLQYVIDPGTGVETNRRSIELANGHDFIYSNVGLHPHETNVPLSPELFDELAGQARSAKVVGIGEIGLDYHWPDHDPVHQQAAFREMLRMAVDLDLPVVIHCRDAWQDMLRILSEERSSALRGAMHCFSGDLDMARRCISLGLKISIPGTITYKKSPLPEVVASVGLGDLFSETDAPYLAPVPKRGKRNEPAFVVHTVRKIADHRPEPFEEVTEALVSNTRTLFGLP